From Punica granatum isolate Tunisia-2019 chromosome 1, ASM765513v2, whole genome shotgun sequence:
CATTCAATGTGTCCAGCTTCCGCCCGATGTTACTCTTACAGCGGTCGAGAGTCGAGACAGAGTTGATGTGGGAATGCACTGGGGGCCAAGCATCAATTTCTTAGTGGAATTGCAGAATTTTTGCGGTCCCTCGATAGAGACCTTGAGTTCATCCTTGCAGCTGGAATAGAGCAAGATTCTGACGACAATGTATTATGTATAAATTTATCTTATCTAATTCCTTATTCGCGATAGAAAATTTTGTTGTACGAAGGGACTTCATTTATCAACTTAAATATAGGATTATATGGTCCAACGATCATCGATCAAACTTGCTGTAGTTGGTATAACTTGTACGTGATCATCGAGAAAGCGAAATTCAACCGCAGAAGACGAAATTACTTACGGGAACATCATGCGACCAGGTCCATTGGAGTTGCTGTGCAGTACAGAAACGATGAGGAGAAGAAGTCGTAAGATCACAAAGTAATGGATCCCATTGCCTACCACACGCACACTCTCAGTCTCAAGTCTCAACAAAGAGCTTTTCAGAACAGCTCAGCCCCACGACCCTCCTCTGCCGACTGCCGCCATCCGTTCAACTTCCACCGCTGCGGGGCGGCCACCGTGCAGAACCGTGTCGAGTTGGAGttcaattcaaattcatccatcTGGGAATCTTCAGAGAAAGGTCATTCATTAATCGTTAGTGTATATGGAAGGGTCAAAGTCAACTCTAACAGCGCACACTCAAACTTCGGTCAAACAGGCTTGAGAAGACAATTCAAACACACCTCTCCGTTTCAGTTTTCTTGAATATATCCCGTGTTCATATTGCCGCACAGCATGTGATTCGACACGAGTACGATTAGACACGGTGGTCCGAGAGAACGAGAAATTTCATGAAGTCATTGTATGCGATACACAATCATCTGATACGGGTATCGGTCATTCGATGCATCTTGCACAGTACATGAATCCGAAACACGACATTGGAGCAAAACCGGACaagaaatgaattgaatttggGAGTCTTTTAACAAATTTGATAGAACTAGCCAAGTTCTGTATGTACagtacccaaaaaaaaaaaaatactgcaATTTCTGCTTCTCCTGATCACTCAAATGGAACAAACAAAACCAATCAACGAATGATCCAATTTCTACGATCTAAACTTCAGCAATTCTTTCTAAACccaacaaattgaaaatttccaTCTAGCTAATGATTCTGATATCGGATTCAAACTTCGCGCTTGATGGGAATGTTCAAAGTCAAGCGGGGCTTCTTTGACGGGTGGGGGCTCTCCACCTCCTCGTCGCCCGGGGACACCAGGAACTTCGGGGAAAGCTCGGGGAGCGCCGGCATGTTCAGGTCGAAGTTGTGGCGGCTGTGGCTGTGGCTCTGGCTGTGGCTGTGGCTGTGGGTGCGCGTTGACCCGGTGCCCTCAGAGGCGGTGGAGGCGGTGGCAGCGGCACTGTTGTTGGAGCCGCCCTCGTAGTGGCACCGCTTGTGGCCGCCGAGAGCCTGGCCGCTGGGGAAGCTCCTGTGGCAGATGGAGCACTCGTGGGTCTTCCCGGACGACAAACTCGTGGCGGCGGCTGCGGCTGCGGAGGTGGAGGTGGACTGGTCGTCGCCGGCGGAAGCGGAAGGCTTGACGCGGTGGCTAGCCTTGTGGCCGCCGAGGGCCTGGTAGGAGGGGAAGGCCTTGCCGCACACGGGGCAGCTGAAGCTCGGCTTGGCCGCCGCTGCTGCCTCGAGGGCAGGAGGGGGCGGGAGGGGAGCGGCGGAGGGGCGGCCGCCACGGGCGAGCATGACGAGGCAGAGGGCGAGGTACTCCTCCTCGGTGGGGGAAGTGAGGGGGTGGGGGCGCTTGGAGCGCTTGCGCTTTGCCCAGGGCTCGGCGAGGCGGGCGGAGGCGGCTTCGTCCATGAAGGGGAAGGGCGCGGCGGCGGCGGTCggggagttgagagcttccAAGGCCATCTCCAATCACCAAAAAATCACAAGATCAAGAGAGAGTAGAGAGTAGAGAGCGAGTAGAGAGTAGAGagtagagagagaaggggggtTATGGGGTGTGCGGACTGAGGATGGGAGTGGGAGTGGTGGCTGGGGGGGTATTTAAGGGCGGGGAACGGGGGCATGGCGGCGGGGAGGATGGCGTAGGCGTGTTGAGTGAGAGCGTGAGAGAGGAAGTTGCGTGTCAAGTGGGGAGGAAAGTGTGAGTGTGCTTTGCTGCTAGAAGAAAAAGGTAAAGAATCTAGCACGTGTTGTTTCTCATTTTTTGAGGGGTAATGACTAATGGTGTTGAATCGACCATcgaaaagggcaaaaaaagaaaaaaaaaaaaatagtttcgAGTCACAACTTGGGAAGTGGCCAAACTAAATAGAATTAGTGCCTAATGACATCgtagatatatagataacCGGTCTCGATCGTAATGGTATACAGTACTAAATGagctatttattttttctcgaAATGGCATACGCCGGCTGCAGAGCTACAATCCGATGTTGAGCTCGTGCCTCGTTGCACATAGAATACAGAGTATGTacaagttaaatttttttaaaaaggatgGTCATCCGGTGCTACTAGTTTGATTTACCGACGGTAATTGTAGtgattcattaatttttaccCTAATGACTGAGCTTAATCTATATAATTTATCGTCGGTTTATCGTGATTACGAAATGACTTGCAATAGGTTGGGAGTGGCGTTCGTTCTCGTGAGCCGGTCAAATAGTGAGACTATAGAGGAAGATGGGGGAGAAGATGAGAGGTGGGTGAACTTTGGCTGCTTATGAgcattaaattaatgaatggatggatggatagGTTTCAACTTTCAATTGAGACCAAAAAGCAAAGCTAAGGCAGGGACGGCtaatttctcaagtcaactaTCGAGTCGGTCCAACTAATTTTTAGTTCAGCAAAACTCTTCTTCCCTCCAACTCATCCCTCCCCTGTTCcaaaaagtggtggtggttAAGCCACAAAGTTATTTGTTAAGGTGGGCCCATGGAGTTTACCTCTAATTACCTTTGATCATCATTTCCACATGATACCAATTACCATGATTTTGCCTTGCAGTAAGTAATTAGACGCGTGATTTTAACTCTCTTTAAGACTATATCCCATCGAACACTTGCTTCCTAAGCCATTTCTCAACCCGATTCGCATGCTTCTCGGTGATACGGATGATACATTAACATGGCTGATTGGAGAACGAATGATCAGAAATAGCTTATCATAGGTGCAACCTTCCATGGATCTAATGTTGTATTCTTCTcgattatcttttattattgCTCAAGTTGCGAGTTAGGAAGGATTATGGAGGGACGAATTATGGAGGATAATAATACAAACTTGCATAATAAATCTTTATAATTCAACCTCCATAACCCTTCTTTACCCTCAATCCACAGTAAAACTGCCCCTCTTTCAACTACATTAGCCAAATTGCTTTCacttgatttttaattttaattatcgCTATAAAATTCAAACAAAGTTTACAATTATCAATAGACAAATAAGCTGGCAAGACATCGGATAGTTCAGCCTGGTGAGCACATCATCATACTTTACATACTACAACACTGCaccaatttttttcattgttcGGAAGACCTTTTGagtttaatttaaaaataaaaaataaattaaaataaagggACATATAAATTCCACCGATGAGAATCGaatgtaaatattttaatcCTGAATTGGCACATTGTGCCGTTGTACTAAAACCTCTCATCCTTCTTCCAATAATTTTACTAGTTTATTCAAAGCCCTCTTGATCATTATATGGAAATGAGGGATATAACAATATCTAATTTAGACATTTAGAGGGCTTTCCAATTGGAGGCCACATGGGCATTTGAGAGTGGACCctccaacatatatatatatatatatacattatagTCAATGGACCGACGGAAGAAGCTGCCGATGGAAGTTTGAAATGGTCAGCTTCTCCGTGCAAAAAACAAAGCTGAAAATTCTACGAGCAGAGACGCGGTTCCAGTGGATTATTTGGCGTCAGCAATAGATCATCCCGTATCATGCCaagtcaagtgcaactgaatCAAATTCAACTTCCAAAGAAGTCACCGATCGATACAATCTCTTCTAATTTCGCATAAAAGCTTTTGTTTCCATAGTCTTGATCGATGGCTGTGCTACACCCTCCTTACCACCGTCGCAGGCGCCATATCTTCATCATAGAAGTTCCTGATGAGCTCATGGATCGGATACGCAGGACTCTCATCTCACACAGATCGATATACCGCGTTGGAGTGGAGGGACTGAGGCACTCTTGAATGGTAATAGTTGCTTCTCGGTCGATAACCAATCCAGCCAAATCCGACTCTCAACAGTGGAAGAGCATCTAATACTGATCTCTCAACATTTGGATGATGCTGTCAAAGTATATTGTTGTTATAATTACGTCTTTGCAGATGTCGAGTGGGCTCCAGTCCTTATATAATCTCGCTTTGAATTCTACCTCATCGACGTGAAATAAGGGCCAACCGACTACATAGGGAGACCCATCGGAAGCCGACTTTAGCGGGGTAGATAAGTGCAGAATGGGGTCGCAATATGACCTGCGTCAATTGAGAGGGGGATTGGACGAGTGAAGTCGTCATTGCTGATCACAAACGTGCAAGTTGGGTCGAGTCCTACATCAGCCCCAAAACAAATCCAAGTGCTCTGCCCAGatgaataattataaaattatatatatgcatatgataGTAATATTGCGGATAATTTAGAGCTAACTAAGACGTATCTCCACTTGTTTCTTCATGCCACTTGCTCTGTGGCACCCACCTCATCCATTTAATTAACGAGGGTTTGCCTAATTAACTATGTTAATATAGACATCGGTACAAGTCCACAGGGTAAAACACTGAGCCCGGATAAGCGACCCGAGAGGTACCATTTATCTATATTTCAACATGGGTACATTTGAATCTTATCGTCTTTTTTAGGGAATGCAAAATGAGGAGATTTGCCCCAATTTCGTTTCAAAAGTCCGATACGATCTGCACATTGAACtgttaataaattttcatatggATTTTCCTATTGCAGACTCTACGACCCTTCTCTTTTCCACTAGAATGTGACATAAATTGCTTATACAAGTTTTTATTTCCCCTTATCAAAGCACATTTGTTTGATTAATTGTTAACCTTGGAAACACGAGGGATGCAGTGTGGGCTCATGGGCTGAACTTTGGGGGCCCTTCTCGTGGGCGGGCTTATAGGTCAGTTTGGGCCAATTCATCATGATATATCTGTATAATTTCCTTGGACCGTTCGGCTAGAGACTCAATTGGGCCGCCAGAGATACTGCTGAAAGCTCCAATCTTcctacttatatatatatatatatatatatatatatatatttttttttttttcaatacgAGAGATATCTAGATTTCGTTTGTCTAATCCTTACGCTCTCATGAACATCCTCAATCCTCGAGGTTCAGGATTATCGGCGAAACCACATCTCTAAAACTCCATTTAATCCCAGTCCTCCTCTCAGTACGAAGGTTCTTGAGTTTATTCCAGCAGCATGATAAATATCACTTGATCCATCACAAAAAGGAATGTCATAAATATACTCTGCAGCCATTAGACTatcactattttttttccgCATACATTGCACTGATTCGTTTTCATAAATCTTTCTATCGTTTCTTATAATAACGTTTACAATTTAAAACACAAATTTTCTTgtcgaaaaataaaaataatattcaattattcattttgcatGAGATTGTTTTCAATAGTAGTTATTCACAATTTAaagaattttcaataataatccTAATTGTTAGACTAGTTTTAAATTATTGAGTGGTAATTTTGCTATTAATTCTCTTACTCAAAGTGCATCGactatttatttaatcattaacaTTACATAAATTCACTATTACGTgtaaatatacaaatttgattttgcaaattttcgttttaaaaatattgttcCGTTATatctttattttcattaattaaattttactttttatgtgaccctaatttcataaattagttttttgtgttttttttaaaaccctTTATACAGGTCACtaatctatttatattatattaatgcTGGCTCCTGAACACTCGCGACGAGAGGCCTCTGCTCAATAAATGAAAGCTTGCCATGTCATcattttgattatttattgaaatttctGTTTAAGTGTCTCTTCCTCTGCGCCCTCTATGAAAGTTGCCCTCTTCCTCCCTCTCACAAAAAGCATTCAGCTCTTTTCTTCCCCTCCCAAGTATCTCTCTCCTTATTGGTTGTTGTTGCCATGGCCACATTGATGTTGAGTACTGGTGCTTCGTTGACTGCCTTGCTTAGGGCACAAACTACCAGTCCTCTGAGCGGGCCTTTAGTGCTTATGGCGAGATCCTCGATGCGAAGAGATGGTATGTCCCATCTTCATCTTTTCATTAGTAATGGAGAACTACCTAcagtttcatttcttttttttttttaaatctttaTTCATCGGATCTAAGCTCTTCCCTCCGATCTATACTCGTAGGTCATCAAGGATCGTGAGACCGAGAGGTCCCGTGGCTTCAGATTCGTCACCTTCATCAATGAGAAGTCCATGAAGGATGCGGTCAAGGGGATGAATGGCTAGAATCTCGATGGCGTGAGCATCATCGTCAACGAGGCCCAATCCCCTACCGGTAGTGTCGATGGATATGGAGGTCGCCACAAGGGTGGTAGCAGAGGCTACAATCTCAGCAGCGACGGGTATGGTGGTGGAGGCAATGGAGGCGGCCGTGACCATGGGTACAAGGGTGAATTATCTTCACATGAACTTTTGTATCGAGTT
This genomic window contains:
- the LOC116192357 gene encoding zinc finger protein ZAT10-like, whose product is MALEALNSPTAAAAPFPFMDEAASARLAEPWAKRKRSKRPHPLTSPTEEEYLALCLVMLARGGRPSAAPLPPPPALEAAAAAKPSFSCPVCGKAFPSYQALGGHKASHRVKPSASAGDDQSTSTSAAAAAATSLSSGKTHECSICHRSFPSGQALGGHKRCHYEGGSNNSAAATASTASEGTGSTRTHSHSHSQSHSHSRHNFDLNMPALPELSPKFLVSPGDEEVESPHPSKKPRLTLNIPIKREV